One region of Gossypium raimondii isolate GPD5lz chromosome 6, ASM2569854v1, whole genome shotgun sequence genomic DNA includes:
- the LOC105773019 gene encoding protein unc-13 homolog isoform X1 yields the protein MSGRLRDRSSSQAKRHSHHQTRTTVAAAAAMPNFLTETLPCPFGELATNLSDSALRETAYEILVGACRSTGGKPLTYISQSERNSERTATPTLTSTASLQRSLTSTAASKVKKALGLRSSGRKKVSGESDSERVKKAVTIGEMLRVQMGISEQTDSRVRRALLRVAAAQLGRRIESVVLPLEMLQQLKPSDFPNQGEYEAWQRRNLKLLEAGLLLHPLLPLDKTDTAPQRLRQIIRGALEKPLETGKNNESMQALRSIVLSLACRTFDGSASETIHWADGFPLNLRIYQMLLEACFDVNDETSVIEEVDEVLELIKKTWVVLGMNQMLHNLCFLWILFNRYVATGEVEGDLLFAANNLLMEVEKDSKSMKDPNYSKILSSTLSAILGWAEKRLLAYHNYFHSDNTELLECVVSVGVLSAKIMVEDISHEYRKKRKEFDVAHERVDTYIRSSLRTAFFQIMEKVKSSKRSSNKNQQNQLPFLSILAQDVSTLAFSEKAIFSPILKRWHPLSAGVAVATLHSCYGNELKQFVSSIGELTPDILQVLRAAEKLEKDLVQIAVENSVDSEDGGKSIIREMPPYEAESVVSNLVKSWIKTRLDRLKEWVDRNLQQEVWDPRANKERFAPSSVEVLRIVDEALEAFFLLPISIHAALLPDLTNGIDRCLQHYISKAKSGCGTRSTFVPSMPALTRCSSRSKVSGVFKKKEKFQKEQSRKSQVATTNGNGSFGIPQLYCRINTLQHIRTELDVLAKRTIVHLRSSESHNNNIANGTGKAFELSAAACLEGIQQLCEATAYKVIFQDLSHVLWDGLYVGEVSSSRIEPFLQELEHYLEVLSLTVHDRVRTRVITEVMKASFDGFLLVLLAGGPARAFSLQDYETIAEDFKFLTDLFWSNGDGLPADLIQKFSITVKAILPLFHTETDSLIEQFKYMTAESYGSSAKSKLPLPPTSGQWSPTEPNTLLRVLCYRSDETAAKFLKKTYNLPKKL from the exons ATGTCGGGTAGATTAAGGGATAGAAGTTCCAGCCAAGCCAAACGACACAGCCATCATCAAACGAGGACCACGGTGGCGGCGGCGGCGGCAATGCCTAATTTCTTGACCGAGACGCTGCCGTGTCCTTTCGGGGAGTTGGCGACGAATTTGTCGGATTCGGCGCTCCGTGAGACGGCTTATGAGATTCTGGTTGGAGCTTGTCGGAGTACCGGTGGGAAGCCTTTGACTTACATATCGCAGTCGGAGAGGAACTCGGAAAGGACGGCAACACCGACTCTGACGTCTACAGCGTCGTTGCAAAGGTCGTTGACATCGACGGCGGCGAGTAAGGTGAAGAAGGCTTTGGGATTGAGATCGTCTGGGAGAAAGAAAGTGAGTGGTGAGTCGGACTCGGAACGAGTCAAAAAGGCGGTTACAATTGGAGAGATGTTGAGGGTTCAGATGGGAATTTCAGAGCAAACGGATTCCAGGGTTAGAAGAGCTCTTTTGAGAGTTGCCGCTGCTCAG CTTGGAAGACGGATAGAGTCAGTAGTGTTGCCACTTGAGATGTTGCAGCAACTCAAGCCTTCGGATTTTCCGAATCAAGGAGAATATGAAGCTTGGCAAAGGAGAAATCTGAAGCTTCTTGAAGCTGGATTACTATTGCATCCTCTCTTGCCACTGGACAAGACCGACACTGCTCCACAGCGACTACGACAGATCATTCGTGGAGCCCTCGAGAAGCCCTTGGAGACTGGAAAAAACAATGAATCGATGCAAGCACTCCGGAGCATTGTTTTATCTCTTGCTTGTAGAACCTTTGATGGGTCTGCTTCTGAGACTATCCACTGGGCAGATGGATTCCCATTGAATCTCAGAATTTACCAAATGCTGTTAGAAGCTTGTTTTGATGTTAATGATGAAACATCGGTTATTGAAGAAGTTGATGAGGTTCTTGAACTCATAAAAAAGACTTGGGTAGTCCTTGGAATGAATCAGATGCTGCATAATCTTTGTTTCTTGTGGATATTGTTTAACCGTTATGTGGCTACTGGTGAAGTGGAAGGGGATCTATTGTTTGCTGCCAATAATCTGTTGATGGAAGTTGAAAAGGATTCAAAGTCCATGAAAGATCCCAATTACTCCAAGATATTGAGTTCTACTTTGAGTGCAATCTTAGGTTGGGCTGAGAAAAGGCTTCTTGCCTACCACAATTATTTTCATAGTGATAACACTGAGTTATTGGAATGTGTTGTTTCTGTGGGAGTTCTATCAGCAAAGATAATGGTAGAAGATATCTCGCATGAGTACcgtaaaaaaagaaaggaatttGATGTGGCTCATGAGAGAGTTGATACGTACATACGATCATCACTGCGCACTGCTTTTTTTCAG ATAATGGAGAAGGTGAAGTCTAGCAAACGCTCATCTAATAAGAACCAGCAAAATCAGCTTCCTTTCCTTTCCATCCTTGCACAAGATGTCAGTACACTGGCTTTCAGTGAGAAGGCAATTTTTAGTCCAATATTAAAGAGGTGGCATCCTCTTTCGGCCGGTGTGGCTGTAGCAACTCTTCATTCCTGCTATGGGAATGAGCTGAAGCAATTTGTTTCCAGCATTGGTGAATTGACACCGGATATATTACAAGTGCTAAGAGCTGCAGAAAAATTGGAGAAAGATCTTGTGCAGATCGCGGTTGAAAACTCAGTGGACAGTGAGGATGGCGGAAAGTCAATCATAAGGGAGATGCCTCCTTATGAGGCTGAATCTGTAGTCTCCAATCTGGTGAAATCATGGATAAAGACTAGATTAGACAGACTGAAGGAATGGGTTGACAGGAATCTACAACAAGAG GTATGGGATCCGCGAGCGAATAAAGAACGATTTGCTCCCTCTTCTGTTGAAGTTTTGCGAATTGTAGATGAAGCTTTGGAAGCATTCTTTTTGTTACCAATATCTATACATGCAGCATTGCTTCCTGATTTAACCAATGGTATCGATAGATGTCTTCAACATTATATATCAAAGGCAAAGTCTGGCTGTG GGACCCGGAGTACTTTTGTTCCCTCAATGCCTGCTTTGACTCGATGTTCATCACGGTCAAAAGTTTCGGGTGTATTTAAGAAAAAGGAGAAGTTTCAAAAGGAACAGAGCAGGAAATCTCAGGTTGCGACCACAAATGGTAATGGCTCGTTCGGGATTCCCCAGCTATACTGTCGCATTAATACTCTTCAGCATATTCGAACGGAGTTGGATGTCTTGGCAAAACGGACAATTGTGCATCTTAGAAGTTCTGAATCTCATAACAACAATATTGCCAATGGGACGGGGAAAGCATTCGAACTTTCAGCTGCTGCTTGTTTGGAAGGGATACAACAACTGTGTGAGGCAACTGCATATAAGGTCATCTTCCAGGATCTAAGTCATGTCCTCTGGGATGGGCTGTATGTTGGGGAAGTTTCATCATCTAGAATTGAGCCTTTTCTTCAGGAGCTCGAGCACTATTTGGAGGTACTTTCATTAACTGTGCATGACAGAGTCAGAACACGAGTTATTACTGAAGTAATGAAAGCTTCTTTCGATGGTTTCCTTCTGGTTTTACTTGCTGGAGGTCCTGCTCGTGCTTTCTCCCTGCAAGATTATGAAACAATAGCAGAAGATTTTAAGTTCTTGACGGATTTATTTTGGTCCAATGGTGATGGACTTCCGGCTGATTTGATCCAAAAGTTTTCAATAACAGTTAAAGCCATCCTCCCTTTATTTCATACTGAAACTGACAGCCTGATTGAGCAATTCAAATACATGACTGCAGAGAGTTACGGTTCTTCTGCTAAATCCAAGCTTCCATTGCCACCAACATCCGGTCAGTGGAGTCCCACGGAACCAAACACACTCTTGCGAGTTTTGTGTTACCGGAGTGATGAGACAGCGGCTAAGTTCCTTAAGAAGACATACAACTTGCCCAAGAAACTCTAA
- the LOC105773019 gene encoding protein unc-13 homolog isoform X2 — translation MLYVYQLGRRIESVVLPLEMLQQLKPSDFPNQGEYEAWQRRNLKLLEAGLLLHPLLPLDKTDTAPQRLRQIIRGALEKPLETGKNNESMQALRSIVLSLACRTFDGSASETIHWADGFPLNLRIYQMLLEACFDVNDETSVIEEVDEVLELIKKTWVVLGMNQMLHNLCFLWILFNRYVATGEVEGDLLFAANNLLMEVEKDSKSMKDPNYSKILSSTLSAILGWAEKRLLAYHNYFHSDNTELLECVVSVGVLSAKIMVEDISHEYRKKRKEFDVAHERVDTYIRSSLRTAFFQIMEKVKSSKRSSNKNQQNQLPFLSILAQDVSTLAFSEKAIFSPILKRWHPLSAGVAVATLHSCYGNELKQFVSSIGELTPDILQVLRAAEKLEKDLVQIAVENSVDSEDGGKSIIREMPPYEAESVVSNLVKSWIKTRLDRLKEWVDRNLQQEVWDPRANKERFAPSSVEVLRIVDEALEAFFLLPISIHAALLPDLTNGIDRCLQHYISKAKSGCGTRSTFVPSMPALTRCSSRSKVSGVFKKKEKFQKEQSRKSQVATTNGNGSFGIPQLYCRINTLQHIRTELDVLAKRTIVHLRSSESHNNNIANGTGKAFELSAAACLEGIQQLCEATAYKVIFQDLSHVLWDGLYVGEVSSSRIEPFLQELEHYLEVLSLTVHDRVRTRVITEVMKASFDGFLLVLLAGGPARAFSLQDYETIAEDFKFLTDLFWSNGDGLPADLIQKFSITVKAILPLFHTETDSLIEQFKYMTAESYGSSAKSKLPLPPTSGQWSPTEPNTLLRVLCYRSDETAAKFLKKTYNLPKKL, via the exons atgctATACGTTTATCAGCTTGGAAGACGGATAGAGTCAGTAGTGTTGCCACTTGAGATGTTGCAGCAACTCAAGCCTTCGGATTTTCCGAATCAAGGAGAATATGAAGCTTGGCAAAGGAGAAATCTGAAGCTTCTTGAAGCTGGATTACTATTGCATCCTCTCTTGCCACTGGACAAGACCGACACTGCTCCACAGCGACTACGACAGATCATTCGTGGAGCCCTCGAGAAGCCCTTGGAGACTGGAAAAAACAATGAATCGATGCAAGCACTCCGGAGCATTGTTTTATCTCTTGCTTGTAGAACCTTTGATGGGTCTGCTTCTGAGACTATCCACTGGGCAGATGGATTCCCATTGAATCTCAGAATTTACCAAATGCTGTTAGAAGCTTGTTTTGATGTTAATGATGAAACATCGGTTATTGAAGAAGTTGATGAGGTTCTTGAACTCATAAAAAAGACTTGGGTAGTCCTTGGAATGAATCAGATGCTGCATAATCTTTGTTTCTTGTGGATATTGTTTAACCGTTATGTGGCTACTGGTGAAGTGGAAGGGGATCTATTGTTTGCTGCCAATAATCTGTTGATGGAAGTTGAAAAGGATTCAAAGTCCATGAAAGATCCCAATTACTCCAAGATATTGAGTTCTACTTTGAGTGCAATCTTAGGTTGGGCTGAGAAAAGGCTTCTTGCCTACCACAATTATTTTCATAGTGATAACACTGAGTTATTGGAATGTGTTGTTTCTGTGGGAGTTCTATCAGCAAAGATAATGGTAGAAGATATCTCGCATGAGTACcgtaaaaaaagaaaggaatttGATGTGGCTCATGAGAGAGTTGATACGTACATACGATCATCACTGCGCACTGCTTTTTTTCAG ATAATGGAGAAGGTGAAGTCTAGCAAACGCTCATCTAATAAGAACCAGCAAAATCAGCTTCCTTTCCTTTCCATCCTTGCACAAGATGTCAGTACACTGGCTTTCAGTGAGAAGGCAATTTTTAGTCCAATATTAAAGAGGTGGCATCCTCTTTCGGCCGGTGTGGCTGTAGCAACTCTTCATTCCTGCTATGGGAATGAGCTGAAGCAATTTGTTTCCAGCATTGGTGAATTGACACCGGATATATTACAAGTGCTAAGAGCTGCAGAAAAATTGGAGAAAGATCTTGTGCAGATCGCGGTTGAAAACTCAGTGGACAGTGAGGATGGCGGAAAGTCAATCATAAGGGAGATGCCTCCTTATGAGGCTGAATCTGTAGTCTCCAATCTGGTGAAATCATGGATAAAGACTAGATTAGACAGACTGAAGGAATGGGTTGACAGGAATCTACAACAAGAG GTATGGGATCCGCGAGCGAATAAAGAACGATTTGCTCCCTCTTCTGTTGAAGTTTTGCGAATTGTAGATGAAGCTTTGGAAGCATTCTTTTTGTTACCAATATCTATACATGCAGCATTGCTTCCTGATTTAACCAATGGTATCGATAGATGTCTTCAACATTATATATCAAAGGCAAAGTCTGGCTGTG GGACCCGGAGTACTTTTGTTCCCTCAATGCCTGCTTTGACTCGATGTTCATCACGGTCAAAAGTTTCGGGTGTATTTAAGAAAAAGGAGAAGTTTCAAAAGGAACAGAGCAGGAAATCTCAGGTTGCGACCACAAATGGTAATGGCTCGTTCGGGATTCCCCAGCTATACTGTCGCATTAATACTCTTCAGCATATTCGAACGGAGTTGGATGTCTTGGCAAAACGGACAATTGTGCATCTTAGAAGTTCTGAATCTCATAACAACAATATTGCCAATGGGACGGGGAAAGCATTCGAACTTTCAGCTGCTGCTTGTTTGGAAGGGATACAACAACTGTGTGAGGCAACTGCATATAAGGTCATCTTCCAGGATCTAAGTCATGTCCTCTGGGATGGGCTGTATGTTGGGGAAGTTTCATCATCTAGAATTGAGCCTTTTCTTCAGGAGCTCGAGCACTATTTGGAGGTACTTTCATTAACTGTGCATGACAGAGTCAGAACACGAGTTATTACTGAAGTAATGAAAGCTTCTTTCGATGGTTTCCTTCTGGTTTTACTTGCTGGAGGTCCTGCTCGTGCTTTCTCCCTGCAAGATTATGAAACAATAGCAGAAGATTTTAAGTTCTTGACGGATTTATTTTGGTCCAATGGTGATGGACTTCCGGCTGATTTGATCCAAAAGTTTTCAATAACAGTTAAAGCCATCCTCCCTTTATTTCATACTGAAACTGACAGCCTGATTGAGCAATTCAAATACATGACTGCAGAGAGTTACGGTTCTTCTGCTAAATCCAAGCTTCCATTGCCACCAACATCCGGTCAGTGGAGTCCCACGGAACCAAACACACTCTTGCGAGTTTTGTGTTACCGGAGTGATGAGACAGCGGCTAAGTTCCTTAAGAAGACATACAACTTGCCCAAGAAACTCTAA